A single window of Athene noctua chromosome 1, bAthNoc1.hap1.1, whole genome shotgun sequence DNA harbors:
- the LOC141967291 gene encoding uncharacterized protein LOC141967291 isoform X2 — translation MVTNTRVAADLRETQRRAEEAELKLQRWLQSAPAETHGLALCKPFSNKERSLLSGRNSSSPPWAHSHGGFQQPHLGRHLPTVHAPPAAPPVRRRVDGRVALELKAEGRRAGEDQTHIEEMCQREGTERLCPLPRTSSPSSLSASSPAPVPWRSWRRRSAGDPPSPPRMTTTLVPEEQRAPRRQQLGV, via the exons atggtgacaaatacccgggtggccgctgacttgagggaaacacagaggagggcagaggaggcagagctgaagctgcagag atggctgcaatcagctcctgcagagacccacggccttgctctctgcaagccgttctccaacaaggAAAGGTCTTTACTGTCGGGCAGGAATTCTTCATCgccgccctgggcccacagccatggagggttccaacagcctcacctcggcagacatcttcccactgttcatgctcctcctgccgcccctcctgttcgtcggcgtgttgatggtcgagtggctctgg agctcaaggcagaagggagaagagctggagaagaccAAACCCACATTGAAGAAAtg tgccagcgtgaAGGAAccgagcgcctgtgcccgctacccCGGACATCGTCCCCGAGCTCCCTCTCAgcgagcagccctgccccggtgccatggCGGAGCTGGCGGCGCAGAAGTGCCGGGGACCCGCCCAGTCCCCCAAGGATGACAACAACGCTGGTTCCAgaggagcaacgggcaccccggagacagcagttgggggtgtag
- the LOC141967291 gene encoding uncharacterized protein LOC141967291 isoform X1 has protein sequence MVTNTRVAADLRETQRRAEEAELKLQRWLQSAPAETHGLALCKPFSNKERSLLSGRNSSSPPWAHSHGGFQQPHLGRHLPTVHAPPAAPPVRRRVDGRVALELKAEGRRAGEDQTHIEEMVGAGRDPRSCPRPSARALPAPGSPARPAGGAAVQQVHLPPLQCQREGTERLCPLPRTSSPSSLSASSPAPVPWRSWRRRSAGDPPSPPRMTTTLVPEEQRAPRRQQLGV, from the exons atggtgacaaatacccgggtggccgctgacttgagggaaacacagaggagggcagaggaggcagagctgaagctgcagag atggctgcaatcagctcctgcagagacccacggccttgctctctgcaagccgttctccaacaaggAAAGGTCTTTACTGTCGGGCAGGAATTCTTCATCgccgccctgggcccacagccatggagggttccaacagcctcacctcggcagacatcttcccactgttcatgctcctcctgccgcccctcctgttcgtcggcgtgttgatggtcgagtggctctgg agctcaaggcagaagggagaagagctggagaagaccAAACCCACATTGAAGAAAtggtgggtgctggcagagaccccagatcctgccccagaccctcagcccgtgccctgcccgcgccgggcagccctgcccgtcccgccggaggggccgcggtgcagcaggttcacctccctcccctgcagtgccagcgtgaAGGAAccgagcgcctgtgcccgctacccCGGACATCGTCCCCGAGCTCCCTCTCAgcgagcagccctgccccggtgccatggCGGAGCTGGCGGCGCAGAAGTGCCGGGGACCCGCCCAGTCCCCCAAGGATGACAACAACGCTGGTTCCAgaggagcaacgggcaccccggagacagcagttgggggtgtag